A single genomic interval of Helianthus annuus cultivar XRQ/B chromosome 13, HanXRQr2.0-SUNRISE, whole genome shotgun sequence harbors:
- the LOC110869607 gene encoding uncharacterized protein LOC110869607, whose translation MTASLKRRDEERMKKNVDELVNDLKKIAEEEKEKKDEAVSEKAVTGKQQNEEVLKKIGKDDKKVESSIEVDGADGVGEEQKKSEADQTQTEAKAEVQITEMLFQITIPIAESKGESEDELNARGSVHSRSQNMPPRRDLEQDAAIAALVAQQIAAVLPNLVTQINQANNNNNNALCSFKTFNSAKPLKFSGNPTTVRQAIELAATLTESQVRKGKLARKGDKKQLTDTVQDKGKCKGMGKKGESSRRSRKRKASQNFAVTAQNAQNPPAQPPAKKQYAGTAPHCNRCNGHHTTQQACKQCTTCGKLGHTTNICRLGHNQAAQNPAQVQGNAARFPPGSCYNCGEMCHFQNNCPRLANPNANANVNANPARGRAYNLNANEARADNEVVNELN comes from the exons ATGACAGCAAGTCTGAAGAGGAgggatgaagaaagaatgaagaaaaatgttgaTGAGTTGGTGAATGATTTGAAGAAGAtagctgaagaagagaaagaaaagaaagacgaAGCAGTTAGTGAAAAAGCTGTTACTGGAAAACAGCAGAATGAAGAAGTTCTGAAAAAGATAGGAAAAGATGATAAGAAGGTTGAAAGTTCGATTGAAGTGGATGGTGCTGATGGTGTTGGTGAGGAACAAAAGAAGAGTGAAGCTGATCAGACACAGACAGAAGCGAAAGCCGAAGTGCAAATCACTGAG ATGCTGTTCCAGATTACGATCCCAAtagcagagtctaagggggagtctgaagacgagctcaacgcaagggGGAGCGTGCATTCAAGGAGCCAG AATATGCCACCTAGACGTGATCTCGAACAGGATGCTGCAATCGCAGCCCTTGTTGCTCAGCAAATCGCTGCTGTGCTTCCGAACCTAGTAACTCAGATCAATCAagcgaacaacaacaacaacaatgctctgTGTAGTTTCAAAACGTTTAATTCGGCTAAACCAttgaagttttctgg taatcctaccactgttcgtcaagCAATCGAACTGGCTGCTACTCTGACTGAGTCACAAGTCAGAAAAGGTAAACTGGcccgcaagggtgataagaaGCAGTTGACCGATACCGTTCAAGACAAGGGGAAATGTAAGGGTATGGGTAAGAAAGGCGAGTCTTCTAGGAGGtcgaggaagcgaaaggcttcccaaaattttgctgttaCTGCACAGAATGCTCAGAACCCACCAGCACAACCTCCTGCGAAGAAAcaatatgctggtaccgcacctcactgcaaTAGGTGCAATGGTCACCATACGACCCAACAGGCTTGTAAACAGTGCACTACTTGCGGTAAACTTGGGCACACAACCAACATCTGTCGATTGGGTCATAACCAAGCTGCTCAGAATCCAGCACAGGTTCAGGGaaatgctgctagattcccacctggttcatgtTACAACTGCGGTGAAATGTGTCATTTCCAAAACAATTGTCCAAGGCTTGCAAATCCGAACGCGAACGCCAATGTGAATGctaatcccgctcgtggacgagcataCAATTTGAACGCTAACGAGGCACgggctgacaacgaggttgttaatg aactaaactga